The following proteins come from a genomic window of Corallococcus sp. NCRR:
- a CDS encoding amidohydrolase family protein — translation MNRPLSSLCFALLVPGMLLAAQPLPKPASAPEPAPPGQGEAPPQEPPRPPAPRDTAREAARASEGDGGSLAPVATPEAPDAKKDEWKVDAPPGVASSQVPIDVREGTWMNVDVSPRGDEILFDLLGDIYALPIAGGEARALTSGAAWDMQPRYSPDGRSIAFTSDRGGGDNVWVMDRDGKNPRAVTQEKFRLLNSPAWSPDGQFLVARKHFTGRRSLGAGEVWMYHRAGGEGVKLTERANDQKDLGEPAFSPDGRYVYFSQDVTPGKSFEYDKDPNKELYAIQRLDLDTKEVEPFVTGPGGSIRPTPSRDGKQLAFVRRVRGKSVLYVADVKSGAERPLYDGLDRDMQETWAIHGVSPVMAWTPDNKSLVFWAGGTLHRIDVATKKVSAIPFHVKGTRTVFAAVKGTRPVAPDRFDVKMLRWMQVSPDGKRLVYQALGKLYVKDLPSGQPRRLTRQNEHLEFYPSFSRDGRSIVYTTWDDDALGAVRVVAATGGEGRVVTAQPGFYVEPALSPDGRWVVYRTTGDGYLMPGTWSRETGLFVVPSTGGGAARKLTRDGEQPHFGAKSDRVYFLHVESKDVEDVRTLRSIGLDGGEPRTHLTSGGALEMRVSPDDRWVAFREDFNAYVTPFVRGAKEARVGPSTKAMPVTQVSRDAGEYLHWSGTDARLSLHWALGPRLYTRALKDAFTFMDGAPKALPPPEADGVEVAFSQKSDVPEGTLALVGGRIVTMKGEQVVEEGVVVVKGNRIVALGPVGKVNVPASAKIVDVKGKTLMPGLVDVHWHGAMGVDGLMPEQSWVQAASLAFGVTTLHDPSNHSETIFAASELGKAGMLTSPRIFSTGTILYGAASADAHVEIDTLDDARRHLRRMKALGAFSVKSYNQPRRDQRQKVLQAARELDMLVVPEGGSLLQHNLTMVVDGHTALEHSLPVARIYEDVRQLWKGTQVNYTPTLGVAYGGLMGENYWYQKTNVWEDTRLLSFVPRRVVDGRSRRRVMIPDEEFNHQNVARVAKELNDLGVSVQLGAHGQREGLAAHWELAMFVQGGMSPMQALRAGTLNGARHLGMDKDLGSLEVGKLADLVVLDRNPLEDISNSRTVRYTMVNGRLYDANTLNEVGTRQRTRAKFYFEKDGNEGWSPRATTHATEQVCD, via the coding sequence GCCCAGGGACACCGCGCGCGAGGCCGCCCGGGCGAGCGAGGGCGACGGCGGCTCCCTGGCCCCCGTCGCCACGCCGGAAGCCCCCGACGCGAAGAAGGATGAGTGGAAGGTGGACGCGCCCCCGGGCGTGGCCAGCAGTCAGGTCCCCATCGACGTGCGCGAGGGCACGTGGATGAACGTGGACGTCAGCCCGCGCGGGGACGAAATCCTCTTCGACCTGCTGGGGGACATCTACGCGCTGCCCATCGCGGGCGGCGAGGCGCGCGCGCTGACGTCCGGCGCCGCGTGGGACATGCAGCCGCGCTACAGCCCGGACGGGAGGTCCATTGCGTTCACCAGCGACCGGGGCGGCGGGGACAACGTCTGGGTGATGGACCGCGACGGCAAGAACCCGCGCGCGGTGACGCAGGAGAAGTTCCGCCTGCTCAACAGCCCGGCGTGGAGCCCGGACGGCCAGTTCCTGGTGGCGCGCAAGCACTTCACCGGCCGGCGCTCGCTGGGCGCGGGCGAGGTGTGGATGTACCACCGCGCGGGCGGCGAGGGCGTGAAGCTCACCGAGCGCGCCAACGACCAGAAGGACCTGGGCGAGCCCGCGTTCTCACCGGACGGACGCTACGTCTACTTCAGCCAGGACGTCACGCCGGGGAAGTCCTTCGAGTACGACAAGGATCCGAACAAGGAGCTCTACGCCATCCAGCGGCTGGACCTGGACACGAAGGAGGTGGAGCCCTTCGTCACCGGCCCGGGTGGCTCCATCCGGCCCACGCCGTCGCGGGACGGCAAGCAGCTGGCGTTCGTGCGGCGGGTGCGCGGCAAGAGCGTGCTGTACGTGGCGGACGTGAAGTCCGGCGCGGAGCGGCCGCTGTATGACGGGCTCGACCGGGACATGCAGGAGACGTGGGCCATCCACGGCGTGTCCCCGGTGATGGCGTGGACGCCGGACAACAAGTCGCTGGTGTTCTGGGCGGGCGGGACGCTGCACCGCATCGACGTGGCGACAAAGAAGGTGTCGGCCATCCCCTTCCACGTGAAGGGCACGCGCACGGTGTTCGCGGCGGTGAAGGGCACGCGGCCCGTGGCGCCGGACCGCTTCGACGTGAAGATGCTGCGCTGGATGCAGGTGTCACCGGATGGCAAGAGGCTGGTGTACCAGGCGCTGGGCAAGCTGTACGTGAAGGACCTGCCGTCGGGGCAGCCGCGGCGGCTGACGCGGCAGAACGAGCACCTGGAGTTCTATCCGTCGTTCTCCCGGGACGGGCGCTCCATCGTCTACACGACGTGGGACGACGACGCGCTGGGCGCGGTGCGCGTGGTGGCGGCCACGGGCGGCGAGGGCCGCGTGGTGACGGCGCAGCCGGGCTTCTACGTGGAGCCCGCGCTCAGCCCGGATGGCAGGTGGGTGGTGTACCGGACGACGGGCGACGGCTACCTGATGCCGGGCACGTGGAGCCGGGAGACGGGGCTGTTCGTGGTGCCGTCCACGGGCGGGGGCGCGGCGCGCAAGCTGACGCGGGACGGGGAGCAGCCGCACTTCGGCGCGAAGTCGGACCGCGTGTACTTCCTGCACGTGGAGTCCAAGGACGTGGAGGACGTGCGCACGCTGCGCAGCATCGGGCTGGACGGTGGCGAGCCTCGCACGCACCTGACGAGCGGCGGCGCGCTGGAGATGCGCGTGTCGCCGGATGACCGGTGGGTGGCCTTCCGCGAGGACTTCAACGCGTACGTGACGCCCTTCGTGCGCGGCGCGAAGGAGGCGCGGGTGGGACCGTCCACCAAGGCGATGCCGGTGACGCAGGTGAGCCGTGACGCGGGCGAGTACCTGCACTGGTCCGGCACGGACGCGCGGCTGTCGCTGCACTGGGCGCTGGGGCCCAGGCTCTACACGCGGGCGCTGAAGGACGCGTTTACGTTCATGGACGGTGCTCCCAAGGCGCTGCCGCCGCCGGAGGCGGACGGGGTGGAGGTGGCGTTCTCCCAGAAGTCGGACGTGCCGGAGGGGACGCTGGCGCTGGTGGGCGGGCGCATCGTCACGATGAAGGGCGAGCAGGTGGTGGAGGAGGGCGTGGTGGTGGTGAAGGGCAACCGCATCGTGGCGCTGGGCCCGGTGGGGAAGGTGAACGTGCCCGCGTCCGCGAAAATCGTGGACGTGAAGGGCAAGACGCTGATGCCGGGCCTGGTGGACGTGCACTGGCACGGGGCCATGGGCGTGGACGGGCTGATGCCGGAGCAGAGCTGGGTGCAGGCGGCGTCGCTGGCGTTCGGGGTGACGACGCTGCACGACCCCTCCAACCACTCGGAGACCATCTTCGCCGCCAGCGAGCTGGGCAAGGCGGGGATGCTCACGTCGCCGCGCATCTTCTCCACGGGCACCATCCTGTACGGCGCGGCGAGCGCGGACGCGCACGTCGAAATCGACACGCTGGACGACGCGCGCCGGCACCTGCGGCGGATGAAGGCGTTGGGCGCGTTCAGCGTGAAGAGCTACAACCAGCCCCGGCGCGACCAGCGGCAGAAGGTGCTCCAGGCGGCGCGCGAGCTGGACATGCTGGTGGTGCCCGAGGGCGGCTCGCTGCTCCAGCACAACCTGACCATGGTGGTGGACGGGCACACGGCGCTGGAGCACTCGCTGCCGGTGGCGCGCATCTACGAAGACGTGCGCCAGCTCTGGAAGGGCACGCAGGTGAACTACACGCCGACGCTGGGCGTGGCCTACGGCGGGCTCATGGGGGAGAACTACTGGTACCAGAAGACGAACGTCTGGGAGGACACGCGCCTGCTGTCGTTCGTGCCCCGGCGCGTGGTGGACGGGCGTTCGCGCCGCCGCGTGATGATCCCGGACGAGGAGTTCAACCACCAGAACGTGGCCCGCGTGGCGAAGGAGCTGAACGACCTGGGCGTGAGCGTGCAGCTGGGCGCGCACGGCCAGCGTGAAGGCCTGGCGGCGCACTGGGAGCTGGCGATGTTCGTGCAGGGCGGCATGTCGCCGATGCAGGCCTTGCGCGCGGGCACGCTCAACGGCGCGCGCCACCTGGGCATGGACAAGGACCTGGGCTCGCTGGAGGTGGGCAAGCTGGCGGACCTGGTGGTGCTGGACAGGAACCCGCTGGAGGACATCTCCAACAGCCGCACGGTGCGCTACACGATGGTGAACGGCCGGCTGTACGACGCGAACACGCTGAACGAAGTGGGCACGCGGCAGCGCACGCGCGCGAAGTTCTACTTCGAGAAGGACGGCAACGAGGGCTGGAGCCCCCGCGCCACCACGCACGCCACGGAGCAGGTCTGCGATTAG
- a CDS encoding hybrid sensor histidine kinase/response regulator translates to MSAPPSETEQALRAEVERLRFRLRAAGLDDGVGTAPGAAASPGGNADARVKQEQLRLAQEAGGIGVFTLDIATNQLTVTPEFCRLYGVPVSETLPAPVIEALALEEDRRHVSNARTRETGQVTQSVEYRIRRHDTGALRWIHRRASLVYDAAGKPVQLVGVTQDVTERRQTDDALREANERVQLALNAEAMIGTWVWDVPGNRVVADERFAHSFSLDPVQAREGLPIAQFVASIHPEDRPGVETAIARALATGGAYRAEYRVLHADGANRWVEASGHCHLSARGAPLRFPGVLVDIDARKRAELRQTALLEMADRLREASSADSAAQLAMEVVGRLLGVPRAGYGTVDAAHALVLMHPNWVASPDVARVEGVHRFHDYGVFLEDLLKGEVVAIPDVREDPRTAPQADALEQVGIRALFNIPLLEHGRFVAVLFLHDVQPRPWTDEELELCRDVADRVWAALSRLKALSDLKQANETLEQRVAQRTRERDRVWNVSQDLLVVGSLSEGKFLSVNPAWTRMLGWTEEELLGRTSEWLERPDDYARSRAEVRRLEGGNPTLNFESAYRCKHGGYRRISWTAVPVPEDGVLYAAGRDVTEQRQTEEQLRQAQKMEAVGKLTGGVAHDFNNLLQVVGGNLQLLQRDVAGNERGLNRVRSALSAVERGARLSGQLLAFSRRQPLEPRSLSLGRLVRGMDDLLRRALGEDVELETVIGGGLWNTLADPHQLENVILNLAINARDAMGGAGKLTLELSNAALDDHYAQAHPEVMAGAYVLLAVSDTGGGMTPEVMERAFEPFFTTKPEGRGTGLGLSMVYGFVKQSGGHVKLYSELGHGTTVKVYLPRAFQPEAPVTEVATGPVEGGKETILAVEDDAEVRATVVEMLTELGYRVLRAVDGQSALSILKSGVAVDLLFTDVVMPGPVRSPELARQAKALQPDIEVLFTSGYTENAIVHGGRLDPGVHLLSKPYRREDLARKVRALLDQRQQRMATPKLQWPEAPRTGETPAAQEAARRMHVLLVEDDEDIRASASELLGLLGHAVMSVASAEEARVALAAERFDVLFTDITLPGMSGVDLAREVALRKPAMRIIIASGHGRAALEGDPQQWLGVVVLPKPYALPQIQRALAQVAATAR, encoded by the coding sequence ATGAGCGCGCCCCCTTCCGAAACGGAACAGGCCCTGAGGGCCGAGGTCGAACGTCTGCGATTCCGCCTGCGCGCCGCGGGGCTGGATGACGGCGTTGGCACGGCGCCCGGGGCCGCGGCCTCCCCTGGCGGGAACGCCGACGCGCGCGTGAAGCAGGAGCAGCTGCGGCTGGCCCAGGAGGCGGGCGGCATTGGCGTGTTCACGCTGGACATCGCCACCAACCAGCTGACGGTGACGCCGGAGTTCTGCCGGCTGTACGGCGTGCCGGTCTCGGAGACGCTGCCCGCGCCGGTCATCGAGGCGCTCGCGCTGGAGGAGGACCGGCGCCACGTGTCCAACGCGCGCACGCGGGAAACGGGCCAGGTCACGCAGTCGGTGGAGTACCGCATCCGCCGTCATGACACCGGGGCCTTGCGGTGGATCCACCGGCGCGCGTCGCTGGTGTACGACGCGGCCGGCAAGCCGGTGCAACTGGTGGGCGTCACCCAGGACGTCACCGAGCGCCGCCAGACCGACGATGCCCTGCGCGAGGCGAACGAGCGCGTGCAGTTGGCGCTCAACGCCGAGGCAATGATTGGCACCTGGGTGTGGGATGTGCCCGGCAACCGCGTCGTCGCGGATGAGCGCTTCGCGCATTCCTTCTCATTGGACCCCGTGCAGGCGCGTGAGGGGCTGCCCATCGCCCAGTTCGTGGCCTCCATCCACCCGGAGGACCGGCCCGGGGTGGAGACGGCCATCGCCCGCGCGCTGGCGACGGGGGGGGCGTACCGCGCCGAGTACCGCGTGCTCCACGCCGACGGCGCGAACCGGTGGGTGGAGGCCAGCGGCCACTGCCACCTGTCCGCGCGGGGCGCGCCGCTGCGCTTTCCCGGCGTGCTGGTGGACATCGACGCGCGCAAGCGGGCGGAGCTGCGGCAGACGGCGCTGCTGGAGATGGCGGACCGGCTGCGCGAGGCCTCGTCCGCGGACTCCGCCGCGCAGCTGGCCATGGAGGTGGTGGGGCGGCTGCTGGGCGTGCCGCGCGCGGGCTACGGCACGGTGGACGCGGCGCACGCGCTGGTGCTGATGCACCCGAACTGGGTGGCCTCGCCGGACGTGGCGCGGGTGGAGGGCGTGCACCGCTTCCACGACTACGGCGTGTTCCTGGAAGACCTCTTGAAGGGCGAGGTGGTGGCCATCCCGGACGTGCGGGAGGACCCGCGCACGGCGCCCCAGGCGGACGCGCTGGAGCAGGTGGGCATCCGGGCGCTGTTCAACATCCCGCTGCTGGAGCACGGCCGGTTCGTGGCGGTGCTCTTCCTGCACGACGTGCAGCCGCGCCCGTGGACGGACGAGGAGCTCGAGCTGTGCCGCGACGTGGCCGACCGCGTGTGGGCGGCGCTGTCCCGGCTCAAGGCGCTGTCGGACCTGAAGCAGGCCAACGAGACGCTGGAGCAGCGCGTGGCGCAGCGCACGCGGGAGCGGGACCGCGTGTGGAACGTGTCCCAGGACCTGCTGGTGGTGGGCAGCCTGTCGGAGGGGAAGTTCCTCAGCGTCAACCCGGCCTGGACGCGGATGCTGGGGTGGACGGAGGAGGAGCTGCTGGGCCGCACGTCGGAGTGGCTGGAGCGCCCGGACGACTACGCTCGGTCGCGCGCCGAGGTGCGCCGCCTGGAGGGAGGCAATCCCACGCTGAACTTCGAGAGCGCCTACCGCTGCAAGCACGGCGGCTACCGGCGCATCTCCTGGACGGCGGTGCCGGTGCCGGAGGACGGCGTGCTGTACGCCGCCGGGCGTGACGTCACCGAGCAGAGGCAGACGGAGGAGCAGCTCCGTCAGGCGCAGAAGATGGAGGCGGTGGGCAAGCTCACGGGCGGCGTGGCGCACGACTTCAACAACCTGCTCCAGGTGGTGGGCGGGAATCTCCAGTTGCTCCAGCGCGACGTGGCGGGCAACGAGCGGGGCTTGAACCGGGTGCGCTCGGCGCTGAGCGCGGTGGAGCGCGGGGCCCGGCTGTCCGGGCAGTTGCTGGCGTTCTCGCGGCGGCAGCCGCTGGAGCCGCGCTCGCTGAGCCTGGGCCGGCTGGTGCGGGGGATGGACGACCTGCTGCGCCGCGCGCTGGGCGAGGACGTGGAGCTGGAGACGGTCATCGGCGGCGGGCTGTGGAACACGCTGGCGGACCCGCACCAGCTGGAGAACGTCATCCTCAACCTGGCCATCAACGCGCGCGACGCGATGGGGGGCGCCGGGAAGCTGACGCTGGAGTTGAGCAACGCGGCGCTGGACGACCACTACGCGCAGGCGCACCCGGAGGTGATGGCCGGGGCGTACGTGCTGCTGGCGGTGTCGGACACGGGTGGGGGCATGACGCCGGAGGTGATGGAGCGCGCGTTCGAGCCCTTCTTCACCACGAAGCCGGAGGGCCGGGGCACGGGCCTGGGGCTGAGCATGGTGTACGGCTTCGTGAAGCAGTCCGGCGGGCACGTGAAGCTCTACAGCGAGCTGGGGCACGGCACGACGGTGAAGGTGTACCTGCCGCGCGCCTTCCAGCCGGAGGCGCCGGTGACGGAGGTGGCGACGGGGCCGGTGGAGGGCGGGAAGGAGACCATCCTCGCGGTGGAGGACGACGCGGAGGTCCGCGCGACGGTGGTGGAGATGCTGACGGAGCTGGGCTACCGCGTGCTGCGCGCGGTGGACGGCCAGAGCGCGCTGTCCATCCTGAAGAGCGGCGTGGCGGTGGACCTGCTGTTCACGGACGTGGTGATGCCGGGGCCGGTGCGCAGCCCGGAGCTGGCGCGGCAGGCGAAGGCGCTGCAGCCGGACATCGAGGTGCTCTTCACGTCCGGCTACACGGAGAACGCCATCGTGCACGGCGGCCGGTTGGACCCGGGCGTGCACCTTTTGTCCAAGCCGTACCGGCGCGAGGACCTGGCGCGCAAGGTGCGGGCGCTGCTGGACCAGCGGCAGCAACGGATGGCGACGCCGAAGCTCCAGTGGCCGGAGGCGCCGCGCACCGGGGAGACGCCGGCGGCGCAGGAGGCCGCGAGGCGGATGCACGTGCTGCTGGTGGAGGACGACGAGGACATCCGCGCGTCCGCCAGCGAGCTGCTGGGGCTGCTGGGCCACGCGGTGATGTCTGTGGCGAGCGCGGAGGAGGCGCGGGTGGCGCTGGCGGCGGAGCGGTTCGACGTGCTCTTCACGGACATCACGCTGCCGGGTATGTCCGGCGTGGACCTGGCGCGCGAGGTGGCGCTGCGCAAGCCCGCGATGCGCATCATCATCGCATCCGGCCACGGCCGCGCGGCGCTGGAGGGGGACCCGCAGCAGTGGTTGGGTGTGGTGGTGCTGCCCAAGCCCTACGCCTTGCCGCAGATCCAGCGGGCCCTGGCCCAGGTGGCCGCGACAGCCCGCTGA
- a CDS encoding M20/M25/M40 family metallo-hydrolase, producing MSTSAFVLPVSLALQLLTSASPSPQNTATAPSQEPAPKSPATSSVKATPPAVTKLSAAQQATAAKLMGPALAEGHAYARLAELTDGIGPRLSGSESAEAAVQWALRSFQADGVKAWKEPVKVPRWVRGEEHGEILASGRTRGLPLALLALGGSAPTPPEGITAEVVEVDSLEELAALGDKVKGRIVFFNHTMSEAADYGRFAGLRGRGPAAAAKQGAVAALVRSLATASLRSPHTGSTRFDEGGPRLPAAAVSVEDALTLHRMLQGGAVKVRLVLGCSELPDADSSNVVAEVRGREKPDEVVLLGAHLDSWDVGTGAHDDGAGVVMVMEAARLIAKLPQAPRRTVRVVLFMNEENGLRGGRAYAQAHAKELPKHVAAIEMDAGGGRPLGVSLHAGPGGETLLWPWLAPLEGLGAAKFLVGHATGADLSPMEPAHVPFVGVRVDSSRYFDVHHSMADTLDKVDPQDLARSTAAVTWMAYALAESPGTLTRPTAPESDDPPPAKK from the coding sequence GTGTCCACGTCCGCCTTCGTCCTGCCCGTCTCGCTGGCCCTGCAACTGCTCACCTCGGCATCGCCTTCCCCCCAGAACACGGCGACCGCGCCCTCCCAGGAGCCCGCGCCGAAGTCCCCGGCCACCTCGTCGGTGAAGGCCACGCCCCCGGCCGTGACGAAGCTGAGCGCCGCGCAGCAGGCCACGGCGGCGAAGCTGATGGGGCCCGCGCTCGCGGAGGGCCATGCGTACGCGCGGCTGGCGGAGCTGACGGACGGCATCGGGCCGCGCCTGTCCGGCTCCGAGTCCGCGGAGGCCGCGGTGCAATGGGCCCTGCGCTCCTTCCAGGCGGACGGGGTGAAGGCGTGGAAGGAGCCGGTGAAGGTGCCACGCTGGGTGCGGGGCGAGGAGCACGGCGAAATCCTCGCCTCCGGGCGCACGCGCGGCCTGCCCCTGGCGCTCCTGGCCCTGGGCGGCAGCGCCCCCACGCCGCCGGAGGGCATCACGGCGGAGGTGGTGGAGGTGGACTCCCTGGAGGAGCTGGCGGCGCTGGGGGACAAGGTGAAGGGCCGCATCGTGTTCTTCAACCACACCATGTCGGAGGCGGCGGACTACGGCCGCTTCGCGGGGCTGCGAGGCCGGGGTCCGGCGGCGGCGGCGAAGCAGGGCGCGGTGGCCGCGCTGGTGCGCTCGCTGGCCACGGCGTCGCTGCGCTCACCGCACACGGGGTCCACGCGCTTCGATGAAGGCGGCCCGCGCCTGCCCGCGGCGGCGGTGTCGGTGGAGGACGCGCTCACGCTGCACCGGATGCTCCAGGGCGGGGCGGTGAAGGTGCGGCTGGTGCTGGGGTGCTCGGAGCTGCCGGACGCGGACTCGTCCAACGTGGTGGCGGAGGTGCGGGGCCGCGAGAAGCCGGACGAGGTGGTGCTCCTGGGCGCGCACCTGGACTCGTGGGACGTGGGCACGGGCGCGCACGACGACGGCGCGGGCGTGGTGATGGTGATGGAGGCCGCGCGGCTCATCGCGAAGCTTCCCCAGGCGCCCCGGCGCACGGTGCGCGTGGTGCTGTTCATGAACGAGGAGAACGGGCTGCGCGGCGGACGCGCGTACGCGCAGGCGCACGCGAAGGAGCTGCCGAAGCACGTGGCCGCGATTGAGATGGACGCGGGCGGCGGGCGGCCCCTGGGCGTGAGCCTGCACGCGGGCCCGGGCGGTGAGACGCTCTTGTGGCCGTGGCTGGCGCCTTTGGAAGGCCTGGGCGCGGCGAAGTTCCTGGTGGGGCACGCGACGGGCGCGGACCTGAGCCCCATGGAGCCCGCGCACGTGCCCTTCGTGGGCGTGCGCGTGGACAGCAGCCGCTACTTCGACGTGCACCACTCCATGGCGGACACGCTGGACAAGGTGGACCCGCAGGACCTGGCGCGCAGCACCGCCGCGGTGACGTGGATGGCTTACGCGCTGGCGGAGTCGCCGGGCACGCTTACGCGTCCCACCGCGCCGGAGTCGGACGACCCGCCGCCGGCGAAGAAGTAG
- a CDS encoding MDR family MFS transporter, producing the protein MADTAADTALDSHAAPASERFSRSQKAFTLAGALLGLLLAALDQTIVATAGPTIQADLHIAPEHYPWLTTAYLVASTMMVPVWGKLSDLLGRRAVLVAGIAVFLTGSFLCGAARSTLVLILCRAVQGLGSAALFTASLAVVADLFPPRDRGKYQGLFGAVFGLSSVIGPLAGGFITDSLGWHWVFFINLPVGALALALIFLRMPPLKPEGVHGGRLDVVGALALAVAVVPLLLALSLGHGAASPQAGGFAWGSAPILGLFALSALGLGLFVWRERRAKEPLLEPSLFRVRAFSAGNAAVFIIGAVFLASVTFLPLFMVNVVGLSATHSGLTLTPLTLGVVAGNVLSGQLVSRMGRYKALMVGALLFLMGGFAVMAFTLTPDSSQAEVTVKMVLVGLGLGPSIPLYTVAVQNSVPPQRIGVATSATTFFRQLGMTVGVALLGTVFAGTLGREMHARTQQATRGLPPDVRQELHASAPAGLGGEEGAPQGQRFQPEQVKAKLREGFAEERRQALREGPEARARVDADEARALSTVDRMERALKESFTRATMAVYRFAIFVALAALLVTLLLPELPLRQGGPRKAPAEA; encoded by the coding sequence ATGGCCGACACCGCCGCCGACACCGCCCTGGACTCCCACGCCGCTCCGGCGTCCGAGCGGTTCAGCCGCTCGCAGAAGGCCTTCACGCTGGCGGGAGCGCTGCTGGGGCTGCTGCTGGCGGCGTTGGACCAGACCATCGTGGCCACGGCGGGGCCCACCATCCAGGCGGACCTCCACATCGCGCCGGAGCACTACCCGTGGCTCACCACCGCGTACCTGGTGGCCTCCACGATGATGGTGCCCGTGTGGGGCAAGCTGTCCGACCTGCTGGGCCGCCGCGCGGTGCTGGTGGCGGGCATCGCCGTGTTCCTCACCGGCAGCTTCCTGTGCGGCGCGGCCCGCTCCACGCTCGTGCTCATCCTCTGCCGCGCGGTGCAGGGGCTGGGCAGCGCGGCGCTCTTCACCGCTTCGCTGGCGGTGGTGGCGGACCTGTTCCCGCCGCGCGACCGGGGCAAGTACCAGGGCCTGTTCGGCGCGGTGTTCGGCCTGTCCAGCGTCATTGGCCCGCTGGCCGGCGGCTTCATCACCGACTCGCTGGGCTGGCACTGGGTGTTCTTCATCAACCTGCCGGTGGGCGCGTTGGCGCTGGCGCTCATCTTCCTGCGCATGCCGCCGCTCAAGCCGGAGGGCGTGCACGGCGGGAGGCTGGACGTGGTGGGGGCGCTGGCGCTGGCGGTGGCCGTGGTGCCGCTGCTGCTCGCGCTCAGCCTGGGCCATGGCGCGGCGTCTCCCCAGGCGGGCGGGTTCGCGTGGGGCTCCGCGCCCATCCTTGGATTGTTCGCGCTGTCGGCGCTGGGGCTGGGGCTCTTCGTGTGGCGGGAGCGCCGGGCGAAGGAGCCGCTGCTGGAGCCGTCGCTGTTCCGCGTGCGCGCGTTCTCCGCGGGCAACGCGGCGGTGTTCATCATTGGCGCGGTGTTCCTGGCGTCCGTCACCTTCCTGCCGCTGTTCATGGTGAACGTGGTGGGGCTGTCCGCGACGCACTCCGGGCTGACGCTGACGCCGCTGACCCTGGGGGTGGTGGCGGGCAACGTGCTGTCCGGGCAACTGGTGTCCCGGATGGGCCGCTACAAGGCGCTGATGGTGGGGGCGCTCTTGTTCCTCATGGGCGGCTTCGCGGTGATGGCCTTCACGCTGACGCCCGACTCCAGCCAGGCCGAGGTCACGGTGAAGATGGTGCTGGTGGGCCTGGGCCTGGGCCCGTCCATCCCGCTCTACACCGTGGCCGTGCAGAACTCCGTGCCGCCCCAGCGCATTGGCGTGGCCACGTCCGCGACGACGTTCTTCCGGCAGCTGGGCATGACGGTGGGCGTGGCGCTGCTGGGCACCGTGTTCGCGGGCACGCTGGGCCGGGAGATGCACGCGCGCACGCAGCAGGCCACGCGCGGACTGCCTCCGGACGTGCGTCAGGAGCTGCACGCGTCCGCGCCCGCGGGCCTGGGCGGAGAGGAAGGCGCGCCGCAGGGGCAGCGCTTCCAGCCGGAGCAGGTGAAGGCGAAGCTGCGCGAGGGCTTCGCCGAGGAGCGGCGTCAGGCCCTGCGAGAAGGGCCCGAGGCCCGCGCCCGCGTGGACGCGGACGAGGCCCGCGCGCTGTCCACCGTGGACCGCATGGAGCGCGCGCTGAAGGAGTCCTTCACCCGCGCGACGATGGCGGTGTACCGCTTCGCCATCTTCGTCGCGCTGGCGGCCCTGCTCGTCACGCTGCTCCTGCCGGAGCTGCCGCTGCGCCAGGGCGGTCCGCGCAAGGCCCCGGCGGAGGCTTGA